Proteins encoded by one window of Streptomyces uncialis:
- a CDS encoding phosphatase domain-containing protein, with protein MREHSRPLAVFDLDGTLADTAHRAHFLESRPRDWSAFFAAAPDDPPLAEGVALARESADECEVLYLTGRPERCRRDTVDWLAAQGLPDGRLLMRRNDDRRPARRTKLEALERLRRTRDIRVFVDDDELVCDAARRAGIRVVRAGWAVTPAALRDAQGRTGRT; from the coding sequence ATGCGGGAACACAGCAGGCCTCTGGCCGTCTTCGACCTCGATGGAACCCTCGCGGACACCGCCCACCGGGCACACTTCCTGGAGAGCCGTCCCCGGGACTGGTCCGCCTTCTTCGCCGCGGCCCCCGACGATCCGCCGCTCGCGGAGGGCGTGGCACTGGCCCGTGAGAGCGCCGACGAGTGCGAGGTGCTGTATCTCACGGGCCGTCCCGAGCGGTGCAGACGGGACACCGTGGACTGGCTCGCCGCGCAGGGACTCCCCGACGGCCGGTTGCTGATGCGCCGCAACGACGACCGCCGCCCGGCGCGGCGCACCAAGCTGGAGGCACTGGAGCGGCTGAGGCGCACCCGGGACATCCGGGTGTTCGTGGACGACGACGAACTCGTGTGCGACGCCGCGCGGCGCGCGGGCATCCGGGTGGTGCGGGCGGGCTGGGCGGTGACCCCGGCGGCACTGCGTGACGCGCAGGGGCGGACGGGACGCACCTGA
- a CDS encoding LLM class flavin-dependent oxidoreductase gives MSSVLASTRFSVLDRSRIREGEDAPQALRDTVAFAREAERLGYHRFWVSEHHGVPGVAGSAPTVLAAAVAAATATIRVGTGGVMLPNHQPLVVAEQFGVLESLFPGRIDMGLGRSVGFTDGVRKALGRDKDAAGSDDFAGQLAELLGWFAGTSPTGVRARPAEGLRVPPFVLAMGEGADIAAAAGLPLVIGDLRDAERMLRGVERYRAAFRPSVWSPEPYVVISGAVAVAATEREARRLLVPEAWAMAYSRTHGSFPPLAPVERIEARTMTARERGFHDAALAGRLHGTPERVAAELESLVVRSGAQEVLVTTSGYDRVAMLDSYRELARLAGLGTA, from the coding sequence GTGAGTTCCGTACTGGCGTCCACCCGATTCTCCGTCCTCGACCGCTCGCGCATCCGCGAGGGGGAGGACGCTCCGCAGGCGTTGCGCGACACGGTCGCGTTCGCGCGGGAGGCCGAGCGGCTCGGCTACCACCGCTTCTGGGTGTCCGAGCACCACGGGGTGCCCGGGGTCGCGGGGTCCGCGCCGACCGTGCTCGCCGCGGCCGTCGCCGCCGCGACGGCGACCATCCGGGTGGGGACCGGTGGGGTGATGCTCCCCAACCATCAGCCGCTGGTCGTCGCGGAGCAGTTCGGGGTGCTGGAGTCCCTCTTCCCCGGCCGGATCGACATGGGCCTCGGCCGTTCGGTCGGCTTCACCGACGGGGTGCGCAAGGCACTCGGCCGGGACAAGGACGCGGCCGGGTCGGACGATTTCGCCGGACAGCTCGCCGAGCTCCTCGGCTGGTTCGCGGGCACCTCCCCCACCGGGGTACGGGCCCGGCCGGCCGAGGGGCTGCGGGTGCCGCCGTTCGTCCTCGCCATGGGTGAGGGCGCCGATATCGCCGCCGCCGCGGGACTGCCCCTGGTGATCGGTGATCTGCGGGACGCCGAGCGGATGCTCCGGGGCGTGGAGCGGTACCGGGCCGCGTTCCGTCCGTCGGTGTGGTCGCCCGAGCCGTACGTCGTCATCTCGGGTGCGGTGGCCGTCGCCGCCACGGAGCGCGAGGCGCGGCGGCTGCTGGTCCCGGAGGCGTGGGCGATGGCGTACTCGCGCACCCATGGGAGCTTTCCGCCGCTGGCGCCCGTGGAGCGGATCGAAGCCCGGACGATGACCGCGCGGGAGCGCGGATTCCATGACGCGGCTCTCGCGGGCCGGCTCCACGGGACCCCGGAGCGGGTCGCGGCGGAGCTGGAGTCGCTGGTCGTGCGCAGTGGCGCGCAGGAGGTGCTGGTGACGACGAGCGGCTACGACCGTGTGGCGATGCTGGACTCCTACCGGGAGCTGGCCCGGCTGGCGGGACTGGGCACCGCCTAG